Proteins encoded together in one Aminipila butyrica window:
- the hisB gene encoding imidazoleglycerol-phosphate dehydratase HisB yields MRTSQYKRTTTETDICLSLNLDGSGQSHIATGCGFLDHMLILFTRHGNFDLELQCTGDNYIDDHHTAEDIGICLGTAFAEALGEMRGIQRYGHIILPMDEALILCAADFSGRSFLAFDLQLTRPKVGTFDTELVEEFFLAFVRKSGLTLHIQQLAGRNTHHIIEGTFKAFARTMAQAIQIDQARPDQIPSTKGALL; encoded by the coding sequence ATGCGCACCAGCCAATACAAACGAACCACCACCGAGACTGATATTTGCCTGTCTTTAAACCTAGACGGCAGCGGGCAAAGCCATATTGCCACTGGCTGCGGGTTTTTGGATCACATGCTGATTCTCTTCACTCGCCACGGCAACTTTGATCTGGAGCTTCAGTGCACCGGGGACAACTACATAGACGATCATCATACGGCAGAAGACATTGGTATCTGCCTGGGCACTGCCTTTGCCGAAGCCCTGGGGGAAATGCGAGGCATTCAGCGCTATGGCCACATCATCCTACCCATGGATGAGGCCCTGATTCTCTGTGCCGCTGATTTCTCAGGCCGCAGCTTTCTGGCTTTTGATTTACAGCTAACCAGGCCTAAGGTGGGCACCTTTGATACGGAGTTAGTGGAGGAGTTCTTTTTAGCCTTTGTGCGAAAATCCGGCCTGACTCTTCACATCCAACAGCTGGCTGGCAGGAATACCCACCACATTATTGAAGGAACGTTTAAGGCTTTTGCCCGAACTATGGCTCAGGCCATTCAAATCGACCAAGCCCGGCCTGATCAGATTCCTTCCACAAAAGGAGCATTATTATGA
- the hisH gene encoding imidazole glycerol phosphate synthase subunit HisH, translating to MITIIDYGVGNLFSLKSSLEAIGQPVTISNQPETIRQGQRIILPGVGAFGDAAQKLRRSGLDQVLLEEADKGKPLLGICLGMQLLFDTSSEYGLHTGLGLIRGQVQPISSVIPPDLKVPHMGWNALHFPTDQEKHPLFNYTNDGDCVYFVHSYYAAPWGPALIAFSEYGAALTAAVARRNICGCQFHPEKSGLVGLNILRAFCEMGEDL from the coding sequence ATGATAACCATCATCGACTACGGCGTAGGGAACCTATTCTCCCTCAAAAGCTCCTTGGAGGCAATCGGTCAGCCGGTAACCATCAGTAACCAGCCTGAAACCATCCGCCAGGGACAACGAATTATCTTGCCAGGTGTAGGCGCTTTCGGGGATGCTGCCCAAAAGTTAAGACGCAGCGGCCTTGACCAAGTCCTCCTAGAGGAAGCGGACAAGGGCAAGCCTCTCTTGGGGATCTGCCTAGGCATGCAGCTGCTCTTTGATACCAGCAGCGAATATGGGCTGCACACCGGACTTGGATTGATTCGCGGTCAGGTACAACCCATTTCTTCGGTCATTCCCCCGGATCTGAAAGTACCTCACATGGGCTGGAATGCTCTGCACTTTCCTACAGATCAAGAAAAACATCCCCTTTTCAATTATACAAATGACGGGGATTGCGTATATTTTGTCCACTCCTATTATGCCGCTCCCTGGGGTCCGGCCCTCATCGCCTTCAGTGAATACGGAGCAGCTCTTACCGCTGCAGTAGCCCGAAGAAACATCTGCGGCTGTCAGTTCCACCCAGAAAAAAGCGGCCTGGTAGGCTTGAATATTTTACGAGCATTTTGCGAGATGGGAGAAGATCTATGA
- the hisA gene encoding 1-(5-phosphoribosyl)-5-[(5-phosphoribosylamino)methylideneamino]imidazole-4-carboxamide isomerase gives MNIYPAIDLYQGAAVRLFKGDYSQMTIYDESPLTVAEAYKIQGSSSLHLVDLEGARDGKTTNLSAIKNIVEHVDLFVQLGGGIRDMKTAETYLDMGVDRLILGTAAITDPAFLKEAVRSYGSQIAVGIDIKEEKVAIKGWTELSTYTCDQFCQQMQELGVQTIICTDVSRDGAMKGTNRQLYRRLSQAYSLDIIASGGVSTLLDISALSAMGLHGAILGKALYTGAFTLEEALETAVATSASQNPLPEAERKEARR, from the coding sequence ATGAACATTTATCCAGCTATCGATTTATACCAAGGTGCCGCTGTACGCTTGTTTAAAGGGGATTATAGTCAAATGACAATATACGATGAATCCCCCTTGACAGTGGCAGAAGCCTATAAAATTCAAGGGAGTTCTTCTCTTCATCTAGTAGATCTGGAGGGGGCCAGAGATGGTAAAACCACCAATCTGTCGGCTATAAAAAATATCGTCGAGCATGTGGATCTGTTTGTTCAGCTGGGAGGAGGCATCCGAGATATGAAAACCGCAGAGACCTACCTAGATATGGGCGTGGATCGGCTGATTCTGGGCACAGCAGCCATTACAGACCCTGCTTTTCTAAAAGAGGCCGTCCGCAGCTACGGCAGCCAGATCGCCGTAGGCATCGATATAAAGGAAGAAAAAGTAGCGATTAAGGGCTGGACGGAGTTATCGACATACACTTGTGACCAGTTTTGCCAGCAAATGCAGGAGTTGGGCGTTCAAACCATCATCTGCACCGATGTTTCTAGAGATGGAGCCATGAAGGGAACGAACCGCCAGCTGTATCGACGGCTTTCTCAGGCCTACTCTTTAGACATTATCGCCTCTGGAGGAGTGTCCACCCTGTTAGATATCAGTGCCCTCTCTGCCATGGGCCTTCACGGGGCTATTTTAGGCAAGGCCCTATACACAGGGGCTTTTACCCTAGAAGAAGCCTTAGAGACAGCTGTAGCCACTTCAGCAAGCCAGAATCCCCTCCCAGAAGCAGAGAGAAAGGAGGCCCGCCGATGA
- the hisF gene encoding imidazole glycerol phosphate synthase subunit HisF, with protein sequence MITKRIIPCLDVRDGRVVKGVNFAGLADVSSPVELARYYSEHGADELVFYDITASSQNRRLFTDILTKVAGSIFIPLTVGGGINSLADFDRVLRCGADKVSVNSGALKDSQLIRQAALRYGNQCVVLSVDIKRVNGCFTVFAKGGRENTGLDALAWIKEAVDLGAGEVVVNSIDTDGVKAGFDLELLSAICQAVSVPVVASGGAGGIEDFIDLFQQLPKVDAGLAASIFHFGEVSIPDLKAQLAQAGITVR encoded by the coding sequence ATGATTACGAAACGGATTATCCCCTGTCTGGATGTGCGAGATGGACGGGTGGTCAAAGGCGTAAACTTTGCCGGTCTAGCTGACGTCTCCTCTCCGGTGGAGCTGGCTAGATATTATTCGGAACACGGAGCGGATGAACTCGTATTTTACGATATTACTGCCTCTTCGCAAAATCGGCGGTTGTTTACGGATATCTTAACCAAGGTGGCTGGCAGTATCTTCATCCCCCTGACTGTAGGCGGCGGCATCAACAGCCTGGCAGATTTTGACCGGGTGCTGAGATGTGGAGCCGACAAGGTCAGCGTTAATTCAGGCGCTTTAAAAGATTCTCAGCTGATTCGTCAAGCGGCTCTTCGCTATGGGAATCAGTGTGTCGTTCTCTCGGTGGATATCAAGCGGGTAAATGGTTGTTTTACGGTTTTTGCCAAGGGTGGCCGGGAAAATACCGGCCTGGATGCTCTCGCTTGGATAAAGGAGGCCGTAGACTTAGGCGCCGGAGAGGTGGTGGTCAACAGCATTGATACAGATGGAGTCAAGGCAGGCTTTGATCTGGAGCTGCTGTCTGCAATCTGCCAGGCGGTATCGGTACCGGTGGTAGCCTCCGGGGGTGCTGGGGGCATAGAGGATTTTATTGACCTCTTCCAGCAGCTTCCCAAGGTGGACGCGGGGCTGGCGGCCTCTATCTTCCACTTCGGGGAAGTGTCCATTCCGGATTTGAAAGCTCAGTTGGCTCAAGCAGGTATTACCGTTCGCTGA
- the hisIE gene encoding bifunctional phosphoribosyl-AMP cyclohydrolase/phosphoribosyl-ATP diphosphatase HisIE — MIKIDKLKYDEKGLIPAVVVDAVSGQLLTLAYMNKASLERSIAEGLTCFWSRSRQEYWLKGETSGNYQHIAAIETDCDRDSLAIYVHKDGPACHLGRESCFKEPVYISETQTLPFNINLLMELIAERKENKQEGSYTTYLFEKGLDKILKKIGEEATEVIIAAKAQDKKETIYEVADLAYHLMVLLVQMDISLEEVRQELSSRHVIDQKIKQEKMTT, encoded by the coding sequence ATGATAAAGATAGATAAATTGAAGTACGATGAAAAGGGATTAATTCCGGCTGTGGTGGTGGATGCAGTCAGCGGTCAGCTGCTGACCTTGGCCTATATGAACAAGGCCAGCCTGGAGCGTTCTATAGCCGAAGGGCTCACTTGCTTTTGGAGCCGTTCTCGGCAAGAATACTGGTTAAAAGGAGAAACTTCCGGCAACTATCAGCACATTGCAGCGATTGAAACCGACTGCGATCGAGATTCTTTGGCGATATATGTCCACAAAGACGGCCCCGCCTGTCACCTGGGGAGGGAATCCTGTTTTAAAGAGCCGGTGTACATCAGTGAAACCCAGACCTTGCCCTTCAATATAAATCTGCTGATGGAATTGATTGCCGAACGAAAAGAAAACAAGCAGGAAGGTTCTTATACCACTTACTTGTTTGAAAAGGGCTTAGATAAAATCTTAAAAAAAATTGGAGAAGAAGCCACTGAGGTCATTATTGCCGCCAAGGCCCAGGATAAAAAAGAAACCATCTACGAAGTGGCTGATTTGGCCTATCACTTAATGGTGCTCCTAGTGCAGATGGACATCTCCCTGGAAGAAGTCCGTCAGGAACTGTCCTCCCGGCACGTAATTGATCAGAAAATTAAGCAAGAGAAGATGACAACATAA
- a CDS encoding helix-turn-helix transcriptional regulator, producing MKNNIRELRKEKKYRQEDLATALGVTRQTINAIENDKYDPTLLLAFKLANILKTTVDELFEPDPTILK from the coding sequence ATGAAGAATAATATTAGGGAACTGCGCAAAGAAAAAAAATATAGACAGGAAGATTTAGCGACGGCATTAGGCGTCACACGACAAACAATAAATGCAATTGAAAATGACAAATATGACCCTACTCTGCTATTAGCCTTTAAACTGGCAAACATACTGAAAACCACAGTAGACGAACTTTTTGAACCCGACCCAACCATCCTAAAATGA
- the pfkA gene encoding 6-phosphofructokinase, whose product MKKIGVLTSGGDSPGMNAAIRAAVRGAIYLGMEVYGIEKGYEGLIDGDIRQMDISSVSDILHKGGTILRTARSDRFMTVEGQKRAKQMLESFGIEGLVVIGGDGSMKGGLDLSKMGIVVMGLPGTIDNDLGYTDYTIGFDTSVNTVLSAISNIRDTSSSHERTTVIEVMGRHCGDIALYAGLTGGAETILIPEVGVDINAVCRKMVQGRNRGKLHNIIIKAEGIDMSTQELADILRERTGMETKIVVLGYIQRGGSPTARDRMLASRSAYKAVELLNEGSESRAIGINGSEIVHYDLADALQMKRDYDKQVMELADILSI is encoded by the coding sequence ATGAAGAAAATCGGCGTATTGACAAGCGGTGGCGATTCACCAGGCATGAATGCGGCTATTCGGGCTGCTGTCAGGGGAGCCATTTATCTGGGCATGGAAGTCTATGGCATTGAGAAGGGGTATGAAGGGCTCATCGACGGTGATATCCGGCAGATGGACATTTCCTCGGTTTCTGATATTCTGCACAAGGGGGGCACAATCCTGCGGACGGCTAGAAGTGACCGATTCATGACGGTAGAAGGGCAAAAGCGGGCCAAGCAGATGCTGGAGAGCTTTGGCATCGAAGGGCTGGTGGTCATCGGTGGAGACGGCTCCATGAAGGGTGGACTTGATTTGTCTAAAATGGGCATCGTGGTCATGGGGCTGCCAGGCACTATCGACAACGATTTGGGCTATACAGATTACACCATCGGCTTTGATACCTCGGTGAACACGGTACTGTCGGCCATCAGCAACATTCGGGATACCTCCTCCTCTCATGAGCGAACAACGGTTATTGAAGTCATGGGCAGACATTGCGGAGATATCGCCTTGTATGCCGGACTCACCGGCGGAGCCGAGACGATTCTAATACCGGAAGTAGGCGTGGATATTAATGCTGTATGCAGAAAGATGGTGCAGGGACGGAACCGAGGTAAACTGCACAATATCATTATCAAAGCAGAGGGGATTGACATGTCTACTCAAGAGCTGGCCGACATCCTGCGGGAGCGGACAGGCATGGAGACAAAGATTGTGGTCCTGGGCTATATCCAGCGGGGAGGCTCCCCTACGGCTAGAGATCGGATGCTGGCTAGTCGATCAGCCTATAAGGCAGTGGAGCTGTTAAATGAAGGCAGTGAAAGCCGGGCCATTGGCATAAACGGCAGTGAGATTGTTCACTACGATTTGGCAGATGCCTTGCAGATGAAGAGGGATTACGACAAGCAGGTGATGGAGCTGGCGGATATTTTGTCAATCTAA
- a CDS encoding DNA polymerase III subunit alpha, translated as MAFTHLHVHTEYSLLDGAARIKELIPRAKELGMDSIAITDHGVMFGVIDFYREALKHGIKPIIGCEVYTAARTMLDKDADKDKYQGHLVLLAKNQQGYQNLIKIVSEGFTKGYYYKPRIDKSVLRQHSEGIIALSGCLAGNIQRKLMNRDYQGAKEEALALLDIFGEGNFYLELQDQGLEEEYAIMEDMKKLRAETGIPFVATNDVHYVRQEDAVAHDVLLCIQTATNVDDEKRMRFPNDQFYLKSEQEMRVLFAGIPEAIENTQIIADQCQVDFTFGELHLPEFEVPEGKEKSQYLRELCEKGIHYRYGEGSPEIWQRLEYELSVIEKMGYVEYFLIVWDFINYAKENKIVVGPGRGSAAGSIVAYALKITDIDPIRYSLIFERFLNPERISMPDIDIDFCYERRQEVINYVIEKYGEDKVAQIITFGTMKAKAAVRDVGRALNMSYAETDAIAKAIPFDLKMTIGKALEMNPELRAAYENDKRVAQVIDMAKALEGMPRHASTHAAGVVISKKSIDEYVPLYLAEKGISTQFTMTTIEELGLLKMDFLGLRNLTVIRDALEMIEANHGVQIDFSKMTYDDPLPYEMIAAGNTQGVFQLESGGMTQFMKNLRPDCFEDIVAGISLYRPGPMGSIPTYIANKKNPEQVEYLHKSLEPILSVTYGCMVYQEQVMQIVRDLAGYTFGRSDLVRRAMGKKKMDVMLKEKEYFIHGQDDENGQVEVMGCVRNGIPEDIAGEIFNQMVSFAEYAFNKSHAAAYAVVAYETAYLKAYYPVEFMAALMTSVIGDGVQIAKYIRNCNEMGIEVLPPCIQGSNKKFTVVNGKIHFGLLGVKNVGPGVIDEILRAREEKGQPKDIFQFIANLNIHEVNKKAIESLIKAGALDCLNENRAQHLAVYEGLVESAQSNSKKNIEGQMSLFQLNSQEMEVESIAGKLPEVANFAQAILMAMEKEMLGVYLTGHPLKDYEQQIEKLTTVTAEDLAHADTNETITDGMKATVAGIISGKKMLVTKNNRQMAFLDLEDLYGEIEVVVFPNIYERYGQHLKEEAIVAIRGTVNFKEDENPKILADKIIPLEEPEGEVQSPLKIRIPKALDEGKCLSLIKELILSNKGEKPVMIYSEQSGQRFKTNRDLWVDANDSFLQAVEALLGAENVKL; from the coding sequence ATGGCATTTACACATCTTCATGTACATACAGAATACAGCCTGCTGGACGGTGCGGCCAGGATAAAGGAGCTGATACCCAGAGCCAAGGAACTGGGTATGGATTCCATCGCCATTACCGACCACGGGGTTATGTTCGGCGTCATTGACTTTTACAGAGAAGCGCTGAAACACGGCATCAAGCCCATCATTGGCTGCGAGGTATACACCGCTGCCAGAACGATGCTGGACAAGGATGCAGATAAAGATAAATATCAGGGACATTTAGTCCTTTTAGCAAAAAATCAACAAGGCTACCAGAACTTGATTAAAATTGTATCTGAGGGATTTACCAAAGGGTATTATTATAAGCCGCGAATCGACAAGAGCGTGTTGCGGCAGCACAGTGAAGGAATCATTGCTTTATCGGGCTGTCTGGCGGGAAATATCCAGCGGAAGCTGATGAACCGGGATTACCAGGGGGCAAAGGAGGAGGCGTTGGCTCTTTTAGATATTTTCGGGGAAGGGAACTTCTATCTGGAATTGCAGGATCAGGGGTTGGAAGAAGAATATGCAATCATGGAAGATATGAAAAAGCTGCGGGCAGAGACTGGCATTCCTTTTGTGGCCACTAACGATGTGCACTATGTAAGACAGGAGGATGCAGTAGCCCACGATGTGCTGCTGTGCATTCAGACCGCTACCAATGTGGACGACGAAAAACGCATGCGTTTCCCCAATGACCAGTTTTATTTGAAATCTGAGCAGGAGATGCGAGTTCTTTTTGCCGGCATACCAGAGGCCATAGAAAACACCCAGATTATTGCTGACCAGTGCCAGGTGGACTTTACCTTTGGAGAGCTTCATCTGCCGGAATTTGAAGTGCCAGAAGGGAAGGAAAAGAGTCAGTATCTGCGGGAACTGTGCGAAAAAGGCATTCACTATCGCTATGGGGAGGGCAGTCCGGAGATTTGGCAGCGGTTGGAGTATGAGCTGTCTGTCATTGAGAAGATGGGGTATGTGGAATATTTTCTCATCGTCTGGGATTTCATTAATTACGCGAAAGAAAATAAGATTGTAGTCGGTCCGGGACGAGGCTCGGCAGCGGGGAGCATTGTTGCGTATGCTTTAAAGATTACCGATATTGACCCCATCCGCTACTCTTTAATCTTTGAACGATTTCTCAATCCGGAGCGAATCAGTATGCCGGATATTGACATTGACTTTTGCTACGAACGCAGGCAGGAAGTTATCAACTACGTTATTGAAAAATACGGAGAGGATAAAGTTGCCCAGATTATTACCTTTGGTACCATGAAGGCAAAAGCGGCCGTGCGGGATGTGGGACGGGCCTTAAACATGAGTTATGCGGAGACCGACGCCATTGCCAAGGCGATTCCTTTTGATCTGAAGATGACCATCGGCAAAGCCTTGGAGATGAATCCGGAGTTGCGGGCTGCTTACGAAAACGACAAACGGGTGGCACAGGTTATCGACATGGCTAAGGCCTTGGAAGGGATGCCTCGACACGCCTCCACCCACGCCGCAGGAGTGGTAATCTCTAAAAAGAGTATCGACGAATACGTGCCGCTGTATCTAGCAGAAAAAGGCATATCTACTCAATTTACCATGACGACCATTGAAGAACTGGGTCTGTTGAAAATGGACTTTTTAGGTCTGCGGAACTTGACCGTTATCCGGGATGCGCTGGAAATGATTGAGGCCAATCACGGCGTGCAGATTGACTTTTCCAAGATGACCTACGACGACCCATTGCCGTATGAGATGATTGCTGCTGGCAACACACAAGGGGTGTTCCAGCTGGAAAGCGGCGGTATGACGCAATTTATGAAAAACCTGCGTCCGGACTGCTTTGAAGATATTGTGGCCGGTATCTCCCTGTACCGACCAGGACCGATGGGGTCCATTCCTACCTATATTGCCAACAAAAAGAATCCGGAGCAAGTCGAGTACCTACATAAAAGCCTAGAGCCAATCCTGTCCGTGACATACGGTTGCATGGTGTATCAGGAGCAGGTTATGCAGATTGTCCGGGACTTGGCTGGCTACACCTTTGGCCGAAGCGATTTGGTGCGTCGTGCCATGGGAAAAAAGAAGATGGATGTGATGCTCAAGGAAAAGGAATACTTTATCCATGGGCAGGACGACGAGAATGGCCAGGTGGAGGTCATGGGCTGTGTACGAAATGGCATTCCCGAAGACATCGCCGGAGAAATTTTCAACCAGATGGTCAGCTTTGCCGAATATGCTTTCAATAAGTCTCATGCAGCAGCCTATGCGGTGGTAGCCTATGAGACGGCCTATTTAAAAGCTTATTATCCGGTGGAATTCATGGCTGCCCTGATGACCAGCGTCATCGGGGATGGAGTTCAAATCGCCAAGTACATCCGCAATTGTAATGAAATGGGCATCGAGGTACTGCCTCCTTGTATTCAGGGCAGCAATAAAAAGTTTACCGTGGTGAATGGTAAGATTCACTTTGGCTTACTGGGCGTAAAAAACGTGGGGCCGGGCGTCATCGACGAAATTCTCCGGGCTCGGGAAGAAAAGGGGCAGCCAAAAGACATCTTCCAGTTTATAGCCAACCTAAACATTCACGAAGTGAACAAGAAAGCCATCGAAAGCTTGATTAAGGCCGGCGCGTTGGATTGCCTTAATGAAAACCGAGCTCAGCATTTGGCGGTGTATGAAGGGCTGGTAGAATCGGCCCAGAGCAATTCGAAGAAGAACATTGAAGGGCAAATGTCACTTTTCCAGCTGAACAGTCAGGAGATGGAGGTGGAATCCATCGCTGGGAAGCTGCCAGAGGTGGCTAATTTTGCTCAGGCTATCCTCATGGCCATGGAGAAGGAGATGCTGGGGGTTTACTTAACGGGACATCCGCTGAAAGACTATGAGCAGCAGATTGAAAAGCTAACCACGGTCACCGCGGAGGATTTAGCTCATGCGGATACTAACGAAACGATTACCGATGGCATGAAAGCCACCGTGGCAGGTATCATCAGCGGCAAGAAGATGTTGGTGACAAAGAATAACCGGCAGATGGCTTTTCTGGATTTGGAAGACCTATATGGCGAGATTGAAGTGGTTGTGTTCCCTAATATTTACGAGCGGTATGGACAACATCTCAAGGAAGAAGCCATCGTAGCCATTCGAGGTACGGTGAACTTCAAAGAGGATGAAAATCCGAAGATTTTGGCGGATAAGATTATACCACTGGAAGAACCTGAGGGAGAGGTACAAAGTCCGCTGAAAATTCGCATACCGAAGGCCTTGGATGAAGGCAAATGCCTAAGCCTGATTAAAGAGTTGATTCTCTCTAATAAGGGAGAAAAGCCCGTAATGATTTACAGCGAACAGAGCGGACAGCGGTTTAAGACCAATCGGGACTTGTGGGTTGATGCCAATGACAGCTTTCTTCAAGCGGTGGAAGCGCTGTTGGGAGCAGAAAATGTAAAGCTGTGA
- a CDS encoding YfcC family protein, with protein MEEKNVVGSGAPAKKKRQFPSAFTVLFIILIIAAIATNFMPTGTYSKLLYNADSNQFDITAPDGSVASMAADQQTLDELNIKAKLDLFLDGSIYKPIGIPGSYEAIDPNPQGFTDGVLALVNGVYDTIDISLFIFVLGGMLAYLNKSGAFSAGMGALSRATKGKEYILVILITFLISLGGTTFGMAEETVALYAVVIPIFVIAGYDALVGIAAVYFGSCIGTMCSTVNPFSAVIASNAAGINFMEGFQLRVAALIVGTVICILYVIRYGNMVRKNPEKSLILESKAYIDEKYCSEAEVPELTLRFKIILLQFFATFAIMVYGVVKLGWWFGEMTGLFLVSAIIMGLILRMSETEMVSEFLAGAGDMIGVALICGVARSINVILENGLVSDALLNTMSGWVEGMSPYVFAIVMYFIYIILGFFINSSSGLAVLSIPIMAPLADAVGLPREVVITAYMFGQGTMGFITPTGLVLVVLQLVRVNYDKYIKFVLPLMGILVVFSIAFLCVEVAMV; from the coding sequence ATGGAGGAAAAAAATGTAGTGGGGTCGGGAGCTCCAGCGAAGAAAAAGCGTCAATTCCCATCGGCTTTCACGGTATTATTTATTATTTTAATCATTGCCGCTATTGCCACCAATTTCATGCCTACGGGAACTTATTCCAAGCTGCTTTACAATGCAGACAGCAATCAGTTTGATATCACTGCGCCAGATGGCAGTGTGGCATCCATGGCTGCGGATCAGCAGACTTTGGATGAACTGAACATTAAAGCAAAGCTGGACTTGTTCCTGGACGGCAGTATCTATAAACCCATCGGCATTCCGGGAAGCTATGAAGCCATCGATCCAAACCCACAGGGCTTTACCGACGGTGTTTTAGCTTTAGTCAACGGTGTATATGATACCATTGATATCAGTTTGTTCATCTTTGTACTGGGCGGTATGCTGGCTTATCTGAATAAGTCTGGCGCTTTCTCCGCAGGTATGGGGGCGCTCTCTCGAGCAACCAAGGGAAAAGAATACATTCTGGTCATTTTGATTACTTTCTTAATTTCCTTGGGTGGTACTACCTTTGGTATGGCCGAGGAAACGGTTGCACTGTATGCAGTAGTCATTCCAATCTTTGTTATCGCCGGTTATGATGCCTTGGTAGGTATCGCCGCTGTATACTTTGGATCCTGCATTGGTACAATGTGTTCTACAGTTAATCCGTTTTCCGCAGTTATCGCTTCCAATGCCGCTGGTATCAACTTTATGGAAGGTTTCCAGCTGAGAGTGGCAGCGCTGATTGTGGGTACAGTGATTTGTATCCTCTACGTAATTCGTTACGGAAACATGGTACGGAAGAATCCAGAAAAGTCTCTGATTCTGGAAAGCAAGGCTTATATCGATGAAAAGTATTGCAGTGAGGCAGAAGTGCCTGAACTGACTCTGCGGTTCAAGATTATCCTTCTTCAATTCTTTGCAACCTTTGCTATCATGGTTTACGGCGTTGTAAAGCTGGGCTGGTGGTTCGGCGAAATGACAGGCTTGTTCCTGGTTTCTGCCATCATCATGGGCCTGATTCTGCGTATGAGCGAAACCGAGATGGTCAGCGAATTCTTGGCAGGTGCTGGAGATATGATTGGTGTCGCCTTGATTTGCGGTGTAGCCCGGTCTATCAACGTAATTCTGGAAAACGGTCTGGTATCCGATGCCCTGTTGAACACCATGTCCGGCTGGGTAGAAGGCATGAGCCCATATGTATTTGCTATCGTGATGTACTTTATCTACATCATTTTGGGCTTCTTTATCAACTCTTCTTCTGGTCTGGCTGTGCTGTCTATTCCAATTATGGCTCCGCTGGCAGATGCAGTAGGACTTCCTAGAGAAGTTGTTATTACCGCATACATGTTTGGTCAGGGTACCATGGGCTTCATCACGCCAACCGGCTTAGTATTGGTAGTTCTCCAACTGGTTCGAGTAAATTACGACAAATACATAAAGTTTGTTCTGCCGTTGATGGGCATTTTGGTGGTATTCTCCATTGCCTTCCTCTGCGTTGAGGTAGCAATGGTTTAG
- a CDS encoding EutP/PduV family microcompartment system protein, with amino-acid sequence MRKIMLLGRSEAGKTTLTQALKGEKITYHKTQYVNYYDVIIDTPGEYAETNKLAGALAIYSYEADVIGMLLSAIEPYSLYPPAVCAIATREVVGIITKIDHKDANVAQAEEWLRLAGCEKIFFISSYTGEGISDILEYLKEDGDVLPWEEAKAKDDLLI; translated from the coding sequence ATGAGGAAAATTATGCTTCTTGGACGCAGTGAAGCGGGAAAGACCACGTTGACTCAAGCCTTAAAGGGAGAGAAAATTACTTATCATAAGACCCAGTATGTCAACTACTATGATGTGATTATCGATACGCCGGGAGAATATGCAGAGACCAACAAGCTGGCTGGAGCATTGGCGATCTATTCCTATGAGGCGGATGTAATCGGTATGCTGCTCAGTGCCATCGAACCTTACTCCTTGTATCCTCCTGCGGTATGTGCGATTGCCACCCGGGAAGTGGTAGGCATTATCACGAAGATTGATCATAAAGATGCCAATGTGGCGCAGGCGGAGGAATGGCTGCGTCTGGCGGGCTGTGAGAAAATCTTTTTCATCAGTTCCTATACAGGAGAAGGAATTTCAGATATTTTAGAATATTTAAAAGAAGATGGGGATGTACTCCCTTGGGAGGAAGCGAAAGCAAAAGACGACCTGTTGATATAG
- a CDS encoding BMC domain-containing protein has translation MDIRDLLPEDSEGRLRIIQESVPGKQISLAHIIGGPRPIIYKKLGLNPDIDFDSSAIGILNVTPPESAVIASDVAIKSGDVYLGFVDRFSGSLIITGRLSEVDTAMGAIVNYFKNELEFAVCKITRR, from the coding sequence ATGGACATAAGAGATTTATTACCAGAGGATTCAGAAGGAAGATTGAGGATTATACAGGAAAGCGTACCAGGAAAGCAGATTTCTCTGGCCCACATTATTGGTGGACCGAGACCAATTATCTACAAGAAGCTGGGGCTCAATCCTGACATTGATTTTGACAGTTCCGCTATTGGCATCCTAAACGTGACGCCGCCTGAATCGGCTGTCATCGCCAGTGATGTGGCCATCAAGTCCGGAGACGTGTATCTGGGGTTTGTGGACCGGTTCAGCGGCAGCTTGATTATCACGGGTCGGTTGTCAGAGGTGGATACGGCTATGGGAGCGATTGTCAACTATTTTAAGAATGAACTGGAATTTGCGGTGTGCAAGATTACAAGAAGGTAA